The following are from one region of the Sandaracinus amylolyticus genome:
- a CDS encoding tubulin-like doman-containing protein, protein MTNILPGEVTPTLFVGLGGSGGRAIGRIARHLRARADFGVRYEGLVRFLAIDTNEADLARLRQGPGAIHSTVAISDFDKVEYSSLRRGDRFADADPYFTQWVHPWYRFREESGAGAGQIRVESRLSFNRAVEVGSLSARLSEILDALRHHAQGMRRHDAPVQVFVYFSVAGGTGSGAFLPFGYLVRDALGDKRSRVFGFAILPEAFEVVAGRNRDGVYANGYAALKELEHLMRLDTNTSGSPDAIAFHYDPRNKSRKTVARRPYDLVYLVDRPASFSLDEVGEALADASYLQVFSPILGDQQADYDNYTKESRALFPAELGSDGYSAFYGTLGSALVILPRKDLLEYCARRWSAAAVRRYLLLDDPALVSESQRERFKRFALDPAELDTLSPDERARRVDQSFVSRIDLLAEEDREGGIWKRIVALKETAGAKIAATLHGIETELRGKTTQVREISADRILDGSWTPANTIGALGREVEKARADVQARLGTVLAQIDGGSFWPELLAKAGPDGAPELSPYEQRYVLTMLREPTGLLGSAALDEVTRQIAGLTKECELGREGRFTSEMDAHASTLKRTHGGFDAVVLRKDKDFEAARDRAVATFNEQVERQRALLLKSALHELRVALGRAADALRASFRNIEASASRLSVELDEKARRFELDGGHAGAGEVNDFALDVEALQHPSGKQRFWSWYYLDQVARGSLGAAGPETGDSKEIVAAVQDAMRPRFDERGRPVSRTAREMVSDIERKLVEVAEGVLAKVILGDPRSDDPAERAGLTLDQAIALEAKYYELHTQNEVLAERERKKTTAEAALRAMSPLSPASLWGEENVRQYALRKLRATIGKAQPLTRLSPEARSLMKHTDMLLVGVHTSLAGSALGRLLAGATEGLSAQTIDDWPDAERLVFYRSILGVPLYCFPHVNEEMKACYQRYQAQREKAWPLHIDANWEALPDLDPEERRAAIESRRKQLKGALGALAIAVTRGAVTSGESGLELVIGSSRLPLGRGPIEAAGALAALEQSKPSIFQSVVLPLRSAFESGTAKGEVAGAQKTWSERAMQLELLAGLDSAQKREYDELREVAAILGG, encoded by the coding sequence ATGACGAACATCCTGCCGGGCGAGGTCACGCCGACGCTCTTCGTCGGCCTCGGCGGCTCGGGGGGCCGCGCCATCGGACGCATCGCGCGGCACCTTCGCGCGCGGGCCGATTTCGGCGTGCGCTACGAGGGCCTCGTCCGCTTCCTCGCGATCGACACCAACGAGGCGGACCTCGCGCGGCTGCGCCAGGGCCCAGGCGCGATCCACAGCACGGTCGCGATCAGCGACTTCGACAAGGTCGAGTACTCGTCGCTGCGCCGCGGGGATCGTTTCGCCGACGCCGATCCGTACTTCACGCAGTGGGTGCACCCCTGGTACCGCTTCCGCGAGGAGAGCGGCGCAGGCGCGGGGCAGATCCGTGTGGAGAGCCGGCTCTCGTTCAACCGCGCGGTCGAGGTGGGCTCGCTCTCGGCGAGACTGAGCGAGATCCTCGATGCGCTGCGGCACCACGCGCAGGGCATGCGCCGTCACGACGCGCCGGTGCAGGTGTTCGTCTACTTCTCGGTCGCGGGCGGCACCGGATCGGGCGCGTTCCTGCCCTTCGGCTATCTCGTGCGCGACGCGCTCGGCGACAAGCGCTCGCGCGTGTTCGGCTTCGCGATCCTGCCCGAGGCGTTCGAGGTGGTCGCGGGGCGCAACCGCGACGGCGTCTACGCGAACGGCTACGCGGCGCTCAAGGAGCTCGAGCACCTGATGCGGCTCGACACCAACACGAGCGGCTCGCCCGACGCGATCGCGTTCCACTACGACCCGCGCAACAAGAGCCGGAAGACCGTCGCGCGACGTCCCTACGATCTCGTGTACCTCGTCGATCGCCCCGCGAGCTTCAGCCTCGACGAGGTGGGCGAGGCGCTCGCGGACGCGAGCTACCTGCAGGTGTTCTCGCCGATCCTCGGGGATCAGCAGGCCGACTACGACAACTACACGAAGGAGTCGCGGGCGCTCTTCCCGGCGGAGCTCGGCAGCGACGGATACAGCGCGTTCTACGGCACGCTGGGCTCGGCGCTGGTGATCCTGCCGCGCAAGGACCTGCTCGAGTACTGCGCGCGACGGTGGAGCGCGGCCGCGGTGCGGCGTTACCTGCTGCTCGACGATCCCGCGCTGGTCAGCGAGTCGCAGCGCGAGCGGTTCAAGCGGTTCGCGCTCGATCCCGCGGAGCTCGACACGCTCTCGCCCGACGAGCGCGCGCGACGTGTCGATCAGAGCTTCGTGTCGCGCATCGATCTGCTTGCGGAGGAGGATCGCGAGGGCGGGATCTGGAAGCGCATCGTCGCGCTGAAGGAGACCGCGGGCGCGAAGATCGCGGCGACGCTCCACGGGATCGAGACCGAGCTGCGCGGAAAGACCACGCAGGTCCGGGAGATCAGCGCGGATCGCATCCTCGACGGATCGTGGACGCCCGCGAACACGATCGGCGCGCTGGGGCGCGAGGTCGAGAAGGCGCGCGCCGACGTGCAGGCGCGACTGGGCACGGTGCTCGCGCAGATCGACGGCGGGAGCTTCTGGCCGGAGCTGCTCGCGAAGGCGGGCCCCGACGGAGCGCCCGAGCTCTCGCCCTACGAGCAGCGCTACGTGCTCACGATGCTGCGCGAGCCCACGGGCCTGCTCGGCAGCGCGGCGCTCGACGAGGTGACGCGACAGATCGCGGGGCTCACCAAGGAGTGCGAGCTCGGTCGCGAGGGTCGCTTCACGAGCGAGATGGACGCGCACGCGTCGACGCTGAAGCGCACGCACGGCGGGTTCGACGCGGTGGTGCTGCGCAAGGACAAGGACTTCGAGGCGGCGCGCGATCGCGCGGTCGCGACGTTCAACGAGCAGGTGGAGCGACAGCGCGCGCTCTTGCTCAAGAGCGCGCTGCACGAGCTGCGGGTCGCGCTGGGGCGCGCGGCGGACGCGCTGCGCGCGAGCTTCCGGAACATCGAGGCGTCGGCGTCGCGCTTGTCGGTCGAGCTCGACGAGAAGGCGCGCCGCTTCGAGCTCGACGGTGGGCACGCGGGCGCGGGCGAGGTGAACGACTTCGCGCTCGACGTGGAGGCGCTGCAGCACCCGAGCGGCAAGCAGCGCTTCTGGAGCTGGTACTACCTGGACCAGGTCGCACGTGGCTCCCTGGGCGCCGCAGGCCCCGAGACCGGAGACAGCAAGGAGATCGTCGCGGCCGTGCAGGACGCGATGCGTCCGCGCTTCGACGAGCGGGGACGTCCGGTGTCGCGCACCGCGCGCGAGATGGTGAGCGACATCGAGCGCAAGCTGGTCGAGGTCGCGGAGGGCGTGCTCGCGAAGGTGATCCTCGGCGATCCGCGGAGCGACGATCCCGCGGAGCGCGCCGGGCTCACGCTCGATCAGGCGATCGCGCTCGAGGCGAAGTACTACGAGCTGCACACGCAGAACGAGGTGCTGGCCGAGCGCGAGCGGAAGAAGACGACGGCCGAGGCCGCGCTGCGCGCGATGTCGCCGCTCTCGCCGGCGTCGCTGTGGGGCGAGGAGAACGTGCGGCAGTACGCGCTGCGCAAGCTGCGCGCGACGATCGGCAAGGCGCAGCCGCTCACGCGTCTCTCGCCCGAGGCGCGCAGCCTGATGAAGCACACCGACATGCTGCTCGTCGGCGTGCACACGTCGCTCGCGGGGAGCGCGCTCGGTCGCTTGCTCGCGGGCGCGACCGAGGGCCTGAGCGCGCAGACGATCGACGACTGGCCGGACGCCGAGCGCCTCGTGTTCTATCGCTCGATCCTCGGCGTGCCGCTCTACTGCTTCCCGCACGTGAACGAGGAGATGAAGGCCTGCTACCAGCGCTACCAGGCGCAGCGCGAGAAGGCGTGGCCGCTCCACATCGACGCGAACTGGGAGGCGCTGCCCGATCTCGATCCCGAGGAGCGGCGCGCGGCGATCGAGTCGCGTCGCAAGCAGCTGAAGGGCGCGCTCGGCGCGCTCGCGATCGCGGTGACGCGGGGTGCGGTGACGAGCGGTGAGAGCGGGCTCGAGCTCGTGATCGGCTCGTCGCGGCTGCCACTCGGTCGCGGGCCCATCGAGGCCGCGGGCGCGCTCGCGGCGCTCGAGCAGAGCAAGCCCTCGATCTTCCAGTCGGTCGTGCTGCCGCTGCGCAGCGCGTTCGAGAGTGGCACCGCGAAGGGCGAGGTCGCGGGCGCACAGAAGACGTGGAGCGAGCGCGCGATGCAGCTCGAGCTGCTGGCCGGTCTCGACTCGGCGCAGAAGCGCGAGTACGACGAGCTGCGCGAGGTCGCGGCGATCCTCGGCGGCTGA